GTCATAGAGCGCCTGGGGCTTGGGTACGAGACCGTCATGGCGCTCAATCCTGGCCTCGTCTATGCCTCGATCAGCGGCTATGGCGAGGACGGCCCATGGGTCATGCGGCCGGGGCAGGATCTGCTCGCGCAGGCGCGCTCCGGGCTGATGTGGTTGAATGGCGACGAGGGCCAGGGGCCGGTGCCCTTCGGCCTTGCGGTGGCCGACATGCTGGCCGGCGCGGCCGCGGCGCAGGGCATTCTGGCGGCGCTCGTCAGGCGCGGCATCAAGGGCCGCGGCGCCCATGTGCAGACGAGCCTGCTGGAAGCGCTAACCGACCTCCAGTTCGAGGTGCTGACCACCTTTCTCAATGACGGCAAGCGCATGCCCCGGCGGGCGGCCACCCGCAGCGCACACGCCTATCTGGCCGCGCCCTATGGCGTTTACCCCACCAGCGACGGGTTTCTGGCCATCGCCATGACGCCCATTCCGAAGCTGGCGGATCTGATGGAGATCGAGGCGCTGGAGCCCTACCGCGACAACCCGGCGAGCTGGTTTACCGAGCGCGACGCGATCAAGGCCGCCATCGCCGAGAAGGCCGCCACGCGCACGACCGA
This sequence is a window from Nitratireductor thuwali. Protein-coding genes within it:
- a CDS encoding CaiB/BaiF CoA transferase family protein translates to MQEPYTLPLDGLVVIDMSQFLSGPYCSLRLMDLGARVIKIERPDQGDLSRRLYLSDTEIGGDSTIFHAINRGKESLAIDLKNEADLAALKKLIAGADVLIQNFRPGVIERLGLGYETVMALNPGLVYASISGYGEDGPWVMRPGQDLLAQARSGLMWLNGDEGQGPVPFGLAVADMLAGAAAAQGILAALVRRGIKGRGAHVQTSLLEALTDLQFEVLTTFLNDGKRMPRRAATRSAHAYLAAPYGVYPTSDGFLAIAMTPIPKLADLMEIEALEPYRDNPASWFTERDAIKAAIAEKAATRTTDEWLAILEPADIWCSRVFDWNDLLAHDGFRMLDMLQTVTREDGVSVETTTSPIRIDGVRARIDRAAPRIGEQSDRIREEFGL